The Impatiens glandulifera chromosome 3, dImpGla2.1, whole genome shotgun sequence genome contains a region encoding:
- the LOC124929215 gene encoding LOW QUALITY PROTEIN: beta-galactosidase 16-like (The sequence of the model RefSeq protein was modified relative to this genomic sequence to represent the inferred CDS: substituted 2 bases at 2 genomic stop codons) encodes MWPSLISNAKNGGLDVIQTYIFWNLHEPQPGQYDFSGRRDIVRFIKEIQSQGLFVSLRIGPFIESEWNYGGLPIWLRDVPGIVFRSNNDPFKFYMQNFTTMIVNMMKSEGLFASQGGPIILSQIENEYKNVENAFHEDGPPYVRWAAQMAVGLQTGVPWMMCKQDDAPDPVINACNGMKCGETFIGPNSPSKPSIWTENWTTYFQVFGEDKRARSVEDLAYHVALFIAKKNGSFINYYMYHGGTNFGRTGSAFTPPSYYDLAPLDEYGQINQPKWGHLKELHAAVKLGSQPLLSGLPSSSYLGPQQEVRSFYKNPXFFLXSPDQVYSLLIYQAYVFRGDNDECIAFLVNSNGQNVTVKFNNLSFDLPPVSISILPDCKTVAFNTAKVSSQHSTRSFLPRIKLDSAERWEQFKETIPKFDETSLRSNTLLEQMSTTKDVSDYLWYTFSYQQDSSNSQTNLSVYSLGHVVHAFVNGLLVGSAHGSRNTSANLETAISLNGGLNNISILSVMVGLPDSGPHLEHRFTGLRSVRFMENQNVQDFTNYSWGYQVGLVGESLQVYTDERSQSFQWNSFNSPQPLSWYKTMFDAPEGTEPVVLNLGSMGKGEAWVNGQSIGRYWISFLAPSGTPSQTWYNVPRSFLKSKDNVLVLVDEESGNPLGISIETVSIAKVCGHVSETHPPLVVSWRGQNKTISGDKKHLGRRPKFHLNCPSKKKISEILFASYGTPLGNCDNYSIGRCHLPSSKATVEKACLGKGRCTIAQSRKLFGGDPCPGVSKSLLVDVRCEY; translated from the exons atgTGGCCGTCTTTAATATCCAACGCCAAAAATGGTGGATTAGACGTCATACAGACTTATATATTCTGGAACCTTCACGAGCCACAACCTGGCCAA TATGATTTCAGTGGAAGACGTGACATTGTAAGATTTATCAAAGAAATCCAATCACAAGGTCTGTTCGTCAGCCTCCGAATTGGACCCTTCATTGAAAGCGAATGGAATTACGg AGGCCTACCCATCTGGCTTCGCGATGTTCCCGGTATTGTATTCCGTTCAAATAACGACCCGTTTAAG TTTTACATGCAAAACTTCACAACGATGATAGTCAACATGATGAAGTCGGAAGGCTTGTTTGCATCACAGGGCGGTCCAATCATACTGTCACAG ATTGAGAACGAATACAAGAATGTAGAAAACGCTTTTCATGAAGACGGGCCGCCCTATGTTCGTTGGGCGGCACAAATGGCCGTGGGTCTTCAGACTGGCGTACCGTGGATGATGTGCAAGCAAGACGATGCTCCCGATCCAGTG ATAAACGCATGCAATGGTATGAAATGTGGAGAGACATTTATAGGCCCAAACTCTCCTTCTAAGCCATCAATATGGACAGAGAATTGGACAACTTA CTTTCAAGTATTCGGCGAGGATAAAAGAGCAAGATCTGTCGAGGACCTTGCATACCACGTCGCATTATTCATCGCTAAGAAGAATGGGAGCTTTATCAATTACTATATG TACCATGGTGGAACCAATTTCGGAAGAACAGGCTCTGCTTTTACACCACCTAGTTATTACGATCTAGCTCCTCTTGATGAATATG GTCAAATTAACCAACCAAAATGGGGTCATCTAAAAGAGTTGCACGCTGCAGTGAAGCTCGGTTCACAACCATTGCTTTCTGGATTACCATCTTCGTCCTATTTAGGTCCACAACAAGAAGTAAGGAGTTTCTATAAaaatccataattttttttataaagccCTGATCAAGTATACTCGTTGTTGATCTATCAGGCATATGTTTTCCGTGGAGATAATGATGAATGCATTGCTTTTCTGGTGAACTCTAATGGCCAAAACGTTACAGtcaaattcaataatttatcaTTCGACTTGCCTCCAGTGTCGATAAGCATATTACCTGACTGCAAGACTGTAGCCTTTAACACAGCAAAGGTAAGCTCACAACACAGTACAAGATCATTCCTTCCAAGAATCAAGCTTGATTCAGCTGAAAGATGGGAACAATTCAAAGAAACAATCCCAAAATTTGATGAGACCTCATTGAGATCAAATACACTGTTAGAGCAAATGAGCACTACCAAGGATGTATCCGATTATCTTTGGTACACCTTCAG CTATCAACAAGATAGTTCCAATTCTCAGACAAATCTCAGTGTTTACTCTCTAGGACATGTTGTACACGCCTTTGTCAATGGTCTACTTGTTG GTTCTGCACATGGGAGTCGTAATACAAGTGCAAACCTAGAAACTGCAATTTCTTTAAATGGCGGGTTGAATAATATCTCCATATTAAGTGTAATGGTTGGATTGCCG GACTCGGGGCCACATCTGGAACATCGATTTACTGGGCTTCGTAGTGTAAGGTTTATGGAGAACCAGAATGTACAAGACTTCACCAATTACTCATGGGGATATCAG GTTGGTCTGGTGGGAGAGAGCCTCCAAGTGTACACAGATGAAAGATCCCAAAGTTTTCAATGGAATTCATTCAATTCTCCTCAGCCACTCTCGTGGTATAAG ACTATGTTTGATGCTCCAGAGGGTACCGAGCCTGTGGTGCTAAATCTTGGCTCGATGGGGAAAGGAGAAGCTTGGGTTAATGGTCAAAGTATAGGTCGATATTGGATCTCTTTCCTTGCACCTTCTGGAACCCCTTCTCAAACATG GTACAATGTTCCTCGATCTTTCCTCAAGTCTAAGGATAATGTATTGGTTTTAGTGGATGAAGAATCTGGGAATCCACTTGGCATTTCTATTGAAACTGTCTCAATCGCGAAAGTATGTGGGCATGTGTCTGAAACTCATCCCCCACTTGTTGTTTCTTGGAGGGGACAGAACAAAACCATTTCGGGGGATAAAAAACATCTAGGGAGAAGACCTAAGTTTCATCTCAATTGTCCTAGTAAGAAGAAGATTTCAGAGATTCTGTTTGCAAGTTATGGAACACCATTAGGAAATTGTGATAATTATTCAATTGGAAGATGTCATTTACCAAGTTCCAAAGCCACTGTGGAGAAG GCTTGCTTGGGCAAGGGAAGATGCACGATTGCTCAATCAAGAAAACTTTTTGGAGGCGACCCATGTCCCGGCGTTTCAAAATCTTTGTTAGTGGATGTACGATGTGAgtattga
- the LOC124928932 gene encoding amino acid permease 3-like → MADYYSNKNHNHQDPELLDDDGRPKRTGNVWTASAHIITAVIGAGVLALAWAVAQLGWIVGPIMMIMFSFATYYTSTLLADCYRNGDPLTGTRNYTYVDAIRSNLGGFNVKLCGFFQYLNLYGLSVGYTIAAASSLVAIQKGMCLQRRGGGSDPCNVSNTPLMIGFGVVQILLSQIPGLDQIWWLSIIATIMSFTYSSIGLILGIAKVAATGVIKGSLTGVRVGDNGLTMNDKIWQCCQALGNIAFAYTFSNILIEIQNTVRSPPSETKTMKKATLIGVSITSFFYLLTGCFGYAAFGDHAPENLIGDGFLKPYWVIHVANFAVLIHMFGAYQIYCQPIFFIVEKKMASSFPKNKFINNEIEIRIPCLMKTSYKLNLFRIVFRTLYVISTTFLAKLIPYFGSILGLLGAFAYWPLTVYFPIEMYIVHMRVPKWSPKWIGLKVLSAVFLLIAGAAAAGSIVILIANFKA, encoded by the exons atggcCGATTATTATTCAAACAAGAACCATAATCATCAAGACCCCGAGTTATTGGACGACGATGGCCGCCCAAAACGAACTG GGAATGTTTGGACGGCAAGTGCCCACATAATAACGGCTGTTATAGGGGCTGGAGTCTTGGCCCTGGCTTGGGCGGTGGCTCAGTTAGGCTGGATCGTCGGTCCAATCATGATGATCATGTTCTCCTTTGCAACCTATTACACATCCACCCTTCTTGCCGACTGTTACCGCAACGGAGATCCGCTCACCGGCACAAGGAACTACACTTACGTGGACGCCATCCGATCCAACCTTG GTGGGTTCAATGTGAAGTTGTGCGGGTTTTTTCAATACCTAAATCTCTACGGGCTCTCCGTTGGATACACAATTGCTGCGGCATCTAGCTTAGT ggCGATACAAAAGGGGATGTGCTTACAGAGGAGGGGAGGTGGATCGGATCCATGTAATGTATCAAACACGCCGCTCATGATTGGGTTTGGGGTGGTGCAGATATTACTTTCTCAGATCCCAGGCTTAGATCAGATATGGTGGCTATCTATTATTGCTACTATCATGTCCTTCACTTATTCCTCCATTGGTCTTATCCTCGGAATCGCCAAGGTTGCAGCTACCGGAGTAATCAAGGGAAGTCTCACCGGAGTAAGGGTAGGCGACAATGGTCTTACAATGAATGATAAGATATGGCAATGTTGTCAAGCTCTTGGAAATATCGCATTCGCTTATACTTTCTCCAATATCCTAATCGAAATTCAG AACACGGTTAGATCTCCACCATCAGAAACCAAGACAATGAAGAAGGCAACACTTATTGGCGTCTCAATAACATCCTTCTTCTACTTGCTCACGGGCTGCTTCGGCTACGCGGCGTTCGGAGACCACGCTCCGGAAAACCTCATCGGAGACGGATTCCTGAAACCCTACTGGGTTATCCACGTCGCCAACTTTGCCGTATTGATACACATGTTCGGGGCGTACCAAATATACTGTCAGCCAATCTTCTTCATTGTTGAGAAAAAAATGGCATCATCATTCCCCAAGAACAAGTTCATCAACAATGAGATTGAGATAAGAATACCATGTTTAATGAAAACTAGTTACAAACTCAACCTCTTCAGGATTGTTTTTAGGACTCTGTACGTGATCTCGACCACATTCCTAGCAAAATTGATCCCTTATTTTGGCTCCATCCTCGGACTATTGGGTGCCTTTGCTTATTGGCCGTTGACTGTTTATTTCCCAATTGAGATGTATATAGTTCATATGAGAGTACCTAAATGGAGCCCAAAATGGATTGGTCTTAAGGTTTTAAGTGCTGTTTTTCTTCTCATTGCTGGGGCTGCTGCGGCCGGGTCCATCGTCATACTTATAGCCAATTTCAaggcttaa